The window ATGACATTTGATGTCGGCGCTTCATCCCGACGGGTTCATCTTTCGCTGCCTCCTACCAGCCTCAGCATCCGCTGAAACTCTTCGTCTTCCATGCTTCGTTTCCAAAAGTTTGCAGATTGACAAACCACCTGAAGATTACCGAGCATTTCTTATAATCAACGCTGAAACCCGAATGCGTCCGGAAATTTATCACAACGCATGACCAGGATTAAAACTGGATTGCCAAGTAGGATGTCTTGTCTATGCTATCGGCTCTGCGGAAGAGGTCAGCTATCTTATGAAGCTACGGTCCATCTTGATAGCTGGTTCGCTGGTTCTGCCAACCAGCCTGTCGGCGCAAAGCGTAATATCGTATGAATATGATGCATTAGGGCGCCTGATAGCGGTTAGCGACGGTCAGGGGGCAAACTCTCGGTACAATTACGATAAGGCGAACAATCGCACCGCCGTTGCGGTGCAAAAGCAGTTTACCGCAGCGTGGGAGGCCGAGGCCCTACCTCATCTGGTTGGTTATGCTGATGGCGATGGATGGGCAGCCAACATCAATACCAGTTCGTCCTACCTCACATACGGACCTTACACGGATTCAATACCGACCGGATCACGAGTGGCAACCTGGCGTATGTTAGTAGACGTTCATAATTCAGCTGATAATTCTCGAATTGTAACTGTAGATGTCTATGATCGAACTGCCAACCAGGTGTTGGCGGTTCGATCTATTAACCGGCACGAATTTCTTGGCAAGTATTCGTACCAAGTTTTCGAGCTTCCGTTTTTGATGACATCGGCGCGTGTTGGGCATCGGATGGAAATGCGAACCTTCTATCATGGGTACTCCTATCTTCGAGTTGACAAGATAGGTTATTATTAATTCATCGCTGGAATAGATGTTACTTGTCTATATCAAATAGGGTAAGGTAGGAAATCTGCGAAGGCTCATAATCTGCAGCGCAGCTCCGTGATTGCTCTACGCTTACGTAGCGGAAATGTTTCTGCAACTGAGAGCTCCTATCACAACCTCAAAGCTTTAATTCTAAGTTTCAATCCGATTTTTTGCGAAGTCGGGCTTGAGTGCATTTATCTATGTAACTCAAACGATATTGCTCTCCATCATAACCGCCGATACACAGCAATATCGGTATTGGGGAAGGCGATTATGGATCCGGAAGGCTCTGGCGTATTGGTGAATGCGGTCGAATGGCTGCAGGGAACGTTGCTTGGGACCGTCGCCACAGTTGTCGCCGTAATGGCGGTGGCTGCTGTTGGCTTTATGATGCTGACGGGCCGGATGAACTGGCGGTTCGGTGCTACAGTCATCGTGGGATGTTTCATCCTGTTCGGAGCTGCCTCGATCGTGGCCGGTATTCGGTCCGGGGTTGGTTAAAACCGACGGCGACCTTTTAACGGTCGTCGCGCAGAGACGCGCCGGCATAGGGATCGTAGTCGGCCGGAGGCAGATCCCTAATGGGTGCAGCAACCATAGTGTCCATTGGTAGGGAGGGGGCGGTACCGATATCAGTACCGGCCTTCATGAACCCGTTTGCGATGATCGGCGCGCCAAGCAGAATGAAACAGCCCAGAACGACCCGCGCGCCGTCGCGCAAGGACAGTCTTCCGGTCAGCATGGTCAAACCAACGACTGCGACTGCAATGATACAAAGACCGATGGCGAGGCTGCCTAGCAGCGTCCCGGTCAGCCAATCTACAGACGCGCCAATCGAGGATTGACCGGCGGGTTCGAACAGGGATCGTAGCGGTAAGGTCATCGTTCGCTTCTCATCGCGCCATCAACATTTGTGCAACCCGGCGTTTGCCGTCCCGGCGCTCAAGTTGAACGAACAAATCGACGCTTTCTCGGACATAGTGGCGAACATCATCACGTGATAATTTGGAGCCTGTCTGCAAAACCAGCAGCGCAAGCTGCTCGATAGCGCGTTGCGGCGTATCGGCGTGTATCGTGGTCATCGATCCGGGATGGCCGGTGTTTACAGCGCGCAGG of the Alteripontixanthobacter maritimus genome contains:
- a CDS encoding TrbC/VirB2 family protein is translated as MTLPLRSLFEPAGQSSIGASVDWLTGTLLGSLAIGLCIIAVAVVGLTMLTGRLSLRDGARVVLGCFILLGAPIIANGFMKAGTDIGTAPSLPMDTMVAAPIRDLPPADYDPYAGASLRDDR
- a CDS encoding TrbC/VirB2 family protein codes for the protein MDPEGSGVLVNAVEWLQGTLLGTVATVVAVMAVAAVGFMMLTGRMNWRFGATVIVGCFILFGAASIVAGIRSGVG